The DNA window ATTATTGGTCAAGATCCTTATTATCATTATAATCAAGCCCATGGATTAGCATTTTCAGTTTTACCTACGTATAAACCTATTCCAGCATCTTTAAAAAATATTTATAAAGAAATAAAAAATAATTTTAATTATGTAAACGTTCCTAATAATGGATATTTAAAAAAATGGGCAGATCAGGGAATATTATTATTAAACAGTGTTTTGACAGTGGAATCAGGTAAACCAAATTCTCATAAAAATATTGGATGGGAAATTTTTACAAACACAATAATTAAAATAATTAATCATTATAAAAAAAAAGTTATTTTTGTTTTATGGGGTAACTATGCAAAAAGAAAAGAAAAAATAATAGATAATACTCAGCATTTTTTATTAAAATCGTCGCATCCTTCTCCTTTTTCAGCAAATCATGGATTTTTTGGTTGTGAACATTTTATAAAAATCAATACATTACTTAAAAAATTAGGAAAAAAACCTATTCAATGGTTTTAAAATAACATGGTTATTAAAGAGGAAAAATTGCATAACAATGCAATTTTATTGCATATTGTTATGCAACTATTAAG is part of the Candidatus Tachikawaea gelatinosa genome and encodes:
- the ung gene encoding uracil-DNA glycosylase, encoding MFIFLNKELSLGKTIYPKKNDIFNAFKFTPFEKIKVVIIGQDPYYHYNQAHGLAFSVLPTYKPIPASLKNIYKEIKNNFNYVNVPNNGYLKKWADQGILLLNSVLTVESGKPNSHKNIGWEIFTNTIIKIINHYKKKVIFVLWGNYAKRKEKIIDNTQHFLLKSSHPSPFSANHGFFGCEHFIKINTLLKKLGKKPIQWF